The Labrus mixtus chromosome 16, fLabMix1.1, whole genome shotgun sequence genome window below encodes:
- the dmac1 gene encoding distal membrane-arm assembly complex protein 1: MSTTPEAQVSKPGQVVKNCWSCRLLSGGGLMLSGAYVFLPALRTIRQGGPTSMGTLAQMIFAAGLTSWGLVVITDPMDKTQRKT; encoded by the exons ATGTCAACAACACCAGAAGCACAAGTGTCAAAACCTGGTCAGGTGGTGAAGAACTGCTGGAGCTGTCGGCTCCTCTCCGGCGGTGGTCTGATGCTGTCCGGCGCATATGTGTTCCTCCCAGCCCTGAGGACCATCCGACAAGGCGGACCGACCTCCATGGGCACATTGGCACAGATGATATTTGCTGCAG GTTTGACCTCATGGGGGCTTGTTGTCATCACTGACCCGATGGATAAAACGCAGAGAAAGACGTGA
- the btd gene encoding biotinidase, producing MYCRDKTMFSFVVFSVCYSLISAVVQVEPREISSYVAAVYEHSLILNPEPHVPLSRAASLQHLQRNLDIYEQQAARASQQGAQILVFPEDGLQGFNFSRSSISGYLEIIPDPQQERWNPCTEPEKYNNTEVLQRLSCMARRNKLYLVANMAGLQPCPLKTDPTSSCPSDGRWQFNTNVVFSSDGLLVARYHKNNPYFEEAFNTPPQPEIITFDTPFAGKFGLITCFDILFNEPTITLLEKDVRQLIFPTAWMNQLPLLDTIQFQQAISLGANITLLAANIRSDTLIMTGSGIYTPFSATYHHAQRGDPEEGRLLVARVPVLEQDGAFAAESKSSTAADSGFCHHESCSDASSVPPSSDTFTSSMMWDPFTFVLLQETEGRVNVCNGTFCCHLQYQRFPQGGSNELYALGAFAGTHIVNGRYAVQVCALVRCAGLDLSSCGQEVEEAESKMDFQLEGKFGTRNVYPSVLASKMVLEQPEHFEKGADGKVILKHSNMSGGLVTACLYGRMYHLDNE from the exons ATGTATTGCAGAGATAAAACGATGTTTTCGTTCGTTGTCTTTTCGGTCTGTTATTCTTTAATATCAGCTGTGGTCCAAGTAGAGCCCCGTGAGATCTCTTCTTACGTAGCTGCTGTGTACGAGCACAGTTTAATCCTGAACCCGGAGCCTCATGTCCCCCTGTCACGCGCCGCTTCCCTGCAGCACCTGCAGAGAAACCTGGACATCTACGAGCAGCAGGCTGCACGAGCCTCCCAGCAG GGTGCCCAGATCCTGGTGTTTCCAGAAGATGGTCTTCAGGGATTCAACTTCAGCCGTTCATCCATCTCTGGGTACCTTGAAATAATTCCTGACCCCCAGCAAGAGAGGTGGAACCCCTGCACAGAGCCTGAGAAGTACAACAACACTGAG GTTCTCCAGCGCTTGAGCTGTATGGCCCGTCGTAACAAACTCTACCTTGTGGCCAACATGGCTGGCCTGCAGCCCTGCCCCCTGAAGACCGaccccacctcctcctgtccCTCTGATGGACGCTGGCAGTTCAACACCAACGTGGTCTTCAG cTCAGACGGCCTGCTGGTGGCGCGCTACCACAAAAACAACCCCTACTTTGAGGAGGCCTTTAACACTCCGCCACAACCTGAGATCATAACTTTTGACACTCCTTTTGCCGGGAAGTTTGGCCTTATCACTTGCTTTGACATCCTCTTCAATGAGCCCACAATTACCCTGCTGGAAAAG GACGTGCGTCAGTTAATCTTCCCCACAGCCTGGATGAACCAACTCCCCCTCCTGGACACAATCCAGTTCCAGCAGGCCATCAGTTTGGGTGCCAATATCACCCTGCTAGCAGCCAACATTCGTAGTGATACTCTTATCATGACTGGAAGTGGTATCTACACCCCTTTTTCTGCCACCTATCACCACGCACAGAGAGGAGACCCGGAGGAGGGCAGACTGCTCGTTGCTAGGGTGCCGGTCTTAGAACAGGATGGGGCGTTTGCAGCAGAGTCGAAATCATCTACAGCAGCAGACTCTGGATTCTGTCATCATGAGAGCTGTTCTGATGCTTCTTCAGTCCCTCCCTCCTCAGACACCTTCACTTCCTCCATGATGTGGGACCCATTTACATTTGTCCTCTTACAGGAAACAGAAGGCAGAGTTAATGTGTGCAATGGCACCTTTTGCTGTCACCTGCAGTACCAGCGGTTTCCACAGGGTGGCAGTAATGAGTTGTATGCATTAGGAGCATTTGCTGGAACTCACATTGTGAATGGACGCTATGCTGTGCag gtgtgtgCACTCGTCCGTTGTGCAGGGTTGGACCTCAGCTCCTGTGGGCAGGAAGTTGAAGAGGCGGAGTCTAAAATGGACTTCCAATTGGAGGGGAAGTTTGGAACCAGAAATGTGTACCCGTCAGTTTTGGCAAGCAAGATGGTCCTGGAGCAGCCAGAGCATTTTGAAAAAGGTGCAGACGGCAAAGTGATCTTGAAACACTCAAACATGAGTGGTGGGCTGGTGACCGCCTGTCTGTACGGACGGATGTATCACCTGGACAATGAATGA
- the LOC132991586 gene encoding biotinidase-like, translating to MTLLSAFASFVFTLAAVENQPVMESSYVAAVYEHNLILNPEPLVQLSRSAALQHMQKNLDIYEEQAAEAAKQGAQILVFPEDGIHGYHFSRSSISGYLETIPDPQQESWNPCTEPEKYNVTEVLQRLSCMARRNKLYLVANMAGLQPCPLKTDPTSSCPSDGRWQFNTNVVFRSDGLLVARYHKYNLFFEESFDTPPQPELIAFDTPFAGKFGLITCFDILFHKPTIALVEKGVRQLIFPTAWMNLLPLLDSVQFHRALSLGADITLLAANLRNDRLNMRGSGIYTPFSATYHHAQRGDPEEGRLLVARVPVLDRQWLDKNVTTQEEEVKAELISPKATDSGFCHHESCSDASPAPPSSDTFTSSMMWDTFTFVLVNETEGVTNVCNGTFCCLLEYRRFPQGDSEELYALGAFAGMHKNGIYAHQVCALVRCAGLDLSSCGQKVEEAETKLDFQLEGKFGTRYVYPSVLVSKMVLDEPEHFEKGADGRVVLKHSNMSGGLVTACLYGRMYHLDNE from the exons ATGACACTACTCAGTGCCTTCgccagttttgtttttacattggcTGCTGTTGAAAACCAGCCTGTGATGGAGTCCTCATATGTTGCTGCTGTGTACGAGCACAACTTAATCCTTAACCCGGAGCCCCTTGTGCAACTGTCCCGGTCTGCTGCCCTTCAACATATGCAAAAGAACTTGGACATCTACGAGGAGCAGGCTGCCGAGGCCGCTAAGCAG GGTGCCCAGATCCTGGTGTTTCCAGAAGATGGCATTCATGGTTACCACTTCAGCCGTTCATCCATCTCTGGTTATCTCGAGACAATTCCCGACCCGCAGCAAGAGAGCTGGAATCCCTGCACAGAGCCTGAGAAGTACAACGTCACTGAG GTTCTCCAGCGCTTGAGCTGTATGGCCCGTCGTAACAAACTCTACCTTGTGGCCAACATGGCTGGCCTGCAGCCCTGCCCCCTGAAGACCGaccccacctcctcctgtccCTCTGATGGACGCTGGCAGTTCAACACCAACGTGGTCTTCAG GTCAGACGGCCTGCTGGTGGCGCGCTACCATAAATACAACCTTTTCTTTGAGGAGTCCTTTGACACTCCGCCACAACCGGAGCTCATTGCATTTGATACACCTTTTGCCGGGAAGTTTGGCCTTATCACTTGCTTTGACATCCTCTTCCACAAGCCCACAATAGCCCTGGTggagaag GGCGTGCGTCAGCTGATCTTCCCCACAGCCTGGATGAACCTGCTCCCCCTACTAGACTCTGTCCAGTTCCATCGGGCATTGAGCTTGGGTGCCGATATCACCCTCCTCGCAGCAAACCTTCGAAATGACAGACTAAACATGAGGGGAAGTGGTATCTACACCCCTTTTTCTGCCACCTATCACCACGCACAGAGAGGAGACCCGGAGGAGGGCAGACTGCTCGTTGCTAGGGTTCCTGTCTTAGACCGGCAGTGGTTGGACAAAAACGTCACCACTCAGGAGGAGGAAGTTAAGGCAGAGCTCATATCACCAAAGGCTACAGACTCTGGATTCTGTCACCATGAGAGCTGTTCTGATGCTTCTCCAGCGCCTCCCTCCTCCGACACCTTCACTTCCTCCATGATGTGGGACACATTTACATTTGTCCTCGTAAACGAGACCGAGGGTGTCACTAATGTCTGCAATGGCACCTTTTGCTGTCTCCTCGAGTACCGTCGGTTTCCACAGGGTGACAGTGAAGAACTCTATGCATTGGGAGCATTTGCTGGAATGCACAAGAATGGAATCTACGCCCATCAG gtgtgtgCACTCGTCCGTTGTGCAGGGTTGGACCTCAGCTCCTGTGGCCAGAAAGTGGAAGAGGCCGAGACTAAACTGGACTTCCAATTGGAGGGGAAGTTTGGAACCAGATATGTGTACCCGTCTGTTTTGGTCAGCAAGATGGTCCTGGATGAGCCAGAGCATTTTGAAAAAGGTGCAGACGGCAGAGTGGTCTTGAAACACTCAAACATGAGTGGTGGGCTGGTGACCGCCTGTCTGTATGGACGGATGTATCACCTGGACAATGAATGA
- the LOC132991584 gene encoding serine/threonine-protein phosphatase 6 regulatory ankyrin repeat subunit A isoform X1, with amino-acid sequence MRSERASRVCIVVLEEVEEDEPSSSPPPPQPKSSPDRRSHHASQRNAAAQEDKPSLLRAIFNLEPDEVRSLIFKKEDVNIQDNEKRTPLHAAAYLGDAEIIELLILSGARVNAKDNKWLTPLHRAVASCSEDAVAVLLKHSADVNARDKNWQTPLHVAASNKAVRCAEALVPLLSNVNVSDRAGRTALHHAAFSGHVEMVKLLLSRGANINAFDKKDRRAIHWGAYMGHLEVVKLLVSSGAEVDCKDKKAYTPLHAAASSGMSSTVHFLLSLGVHVNEANTYGNTPLHLACYNGQDVVVSELIDAGAHVNQVNERGFSALHFASSSRQGALCQELLLAHGAHINMRSKDGKTPLHMAATHGRFSCSQALIQNGAEIDCEDKGRSTALHIAARYGHELIITALIKHGANTAKRGIHGMFPLHLAALSGFSDCCRKLLSSGFDIDTPDDFGRTCLHAAAAGGNLECLNLLLNIGADFNRKDNFGRTPLHYASANCNYQCVFALVGSGASVNERDQRGCSSLHYAAAADTEGKCVEYLLRNDADPGSRDKQGYSAVHYASAYGRTLCLELMSSETPLDVLMETSGTDILGDSESQAPVSPLHLAAYHGHCGALEVLLSSLLEVDVCSPEGRTPLSLACSRGHQECVSLLLHHSSSPMTRDYTHKKTALHAAAMNGHPECLRLLMSNNQHINVDAQDTDGQTPLMLAVLNGHTECVYSLLSQGASVENQDRWGRTALHRGAVTGQDECVEALLQRGASVCVGDIRGRSPLHLASACGRVGALGALLQATNTSHAHTHLTDNQGYTPLHWACYNGYDACVEVLLDQDVFKKMKGNSFSPLHCAVMNDNEGVAEMLIDSLGTSVVNATDSKGRTPLHAAAFSDHVECVSLLLSHGAQANVLDTHLRRTPLMMAALNGQTNTVEVLVSSAKADLTLQDAQRDTSLHLACSKGHETSALLILEKISDRNVINCTNTALQTPLHVAAKRGLTVVVQELLGKGASVLAVDENGYTPALACAPNRDVADCLALILNSMMPASPMVTIAALPALSLTQTVINNHPTNNHVSKGVAFDTLPPLRPDHASYCRPEHPLSSVSADDELNDSDSETY; translated from the exons cCGTCTCTGTTACGAGCCATCTTCAACCTGGAACCAGATGAAGTCCGCTCgctcatatttaaaaaagaggatGTCAATATTCAG GACAATGAAAAGCGGACGCCTCTGCACGCTGCAGCCTACCTGGGAGACGCTGAGATCATTGAACTGCTCATCCTCTCAG GAGCCCGAGTTAATGCCAAAGACAACAAGTGGTTGACTCCTCTTCACCGAGCTGTCGCCTCTTGTAGTGAG GATGCAGTGGCAGTGCTGCTGAAGCACAGTGCAGATGTTAACGCCCGGGACAAGAACTGGCAGACGCCGCTCCACGTTGCAGCTAGCAACAAAGCAGTGCGCTGTGCAGAGGCTTTGGTCCCGCTGCTTAGCAACGTCAACGTGTCTGACCGGGCAGGGCGCACTGCCCTTCACCATGCTGCCTTCAGTGGACATGTAGAG ATGGTGAAGCTGCTACTGTCTAGAGGAGCCAACATTAATGCATTTGACAAAAAGGACCGGAGAGCCATCCACTGGGGGGCCTACATGG GTCACCTGGAGGTTGTGAAATTATTGGTATCCAGCGGAGCAGAGGTTGACTGTAAAGACAAGAAAGCCTACACGCCGCTACACGCAGCCGCTTCAAGTGGCATGAGCAGTACAGTGCACTTCCTGCTGAGCCTGGGAGTCCAC GTCAACGAGGCAAACACCTACGGCAACACCCCACTCCATTTAGCCTGCTACAATGGACAGGATGTGGTGGTCAGTGAGCTTATAGATGCAGGAGCCCATGTcaaccag GTGAATGAGAGGGGCTTTTCTGCTCTCCACTTTGCCTCCTCCTCACGCCAAGGGGCGCTGTGCCAGGAGCTGCTGTTGGCTCACGGAGCTCACATCAACATGCGG AGTAAGGATGGTAAGACCCCCCTCCACATGGCAGCTACCCATGGAAGGTTCTCCTGCTCTCAGGCTCTAATTCAAAATG GAGCTGAGATTGATTGTGAGGACAAGGGCAGAAGCACTGCACTTCACATCGCTGCTCGCTATGGCCATGAGCTCATCATCACAGCACTCATCAAACATGGAGCCAACACCGCCAA GAGAGGCATTCATGGGATGTTCCCTCTACACCTGGCAGCTCTCAGCGGCTTCTCAGATTGCTGCAGGAAGCTGCTGTCCTCAG GGTTTGACATAGACACCCCTGACGACTTTGGAAGGACCTGTCtacatgctgctgcagctggagg GAACCTGGAGTGTCTGAACTTGCTGTTAAACATTGGAGCTGACTTTAACAGAAAAGACAACTTTGGCAG GACTCCACTTCACTACGCATCAGCAAACTGTaactatcagtgtgtgtttgccttgGTGGGCTCCGGGGCTAGTGTCAATGAGCGGGACCAGAGAGGCTGCAGCTCCCTGCACTATGCTGCTGCAGCCGACACAGAGGGAAA GTGTGTGGAATACTTGTTGAGGAATGATGCTGATCCAGGATCGAGAGACAAACAGGGTTACAGTGCAGTGCACTATGCCTCAGCCTACGGACGCACACTCTGCCTGGAACTG ATGTCAAGTGAGACTCCTCTTGATGTG TTAATGGAGACATCAGGTACAGACATCCTGGGTGACTCAGAGAGTCAGGCCCCCGTCAGTCCACTCCACCTGGCA GCTTACCACGGACACTGTGGCGCTTTAGAGGTTCTCTTGTCGTCTCTGCTGGAGGTGGATGTTTGCAGCCCAGAGGGCCGGACCCCCCTCAGCCTGGCCTGCTCCAGGGGACACCAGGAGTGcgtctctctgctgcttcacCACAGCTCCTCACCCATGACCCGtgactacacacacaaaaagacagctCTACAtgctgcag CTATGAATGGCCACCCAGAGTGCCTGCGTCTGCTCATGAGCAACAACCAACACATTAATGTGGACGCACAAGACACCGATGGaca GACACCGTTAATGTTGGCTGTACTTAATGGGCATACAGAGTGTGTGTACTCGCTACTCAGTCAAGGAGCCAGTGTAGAGAATCAGGACCGCTGGGGGAGGACTGCACTACATCGAGGG GCTGTGACTGGCCAGGACGAGTGTGTAGAGGCCCTTCTACAGCGgggtgccagtgtgtgtgtcggaGACATAAGGGGCCGTTCCCCTCTTCACCTGGCATCCGCCTGTGGCCGGGTGGGTGCACTGGGTGCTCTTCTGCAAGCCACGAACAcctcacacgctcacacacatcTCACCGACAACCAGGGCTACACACCACTACACTGGGCCTGCTACAACG GATATGATGCCTGTGTGGAGGTTTTGCTAGACCAAGATGTTTTCAAGAAGATGAAAGGAAACTCCTTTAGTCCGCTGCACTGTGCTGT TATGAACGATAACGAGGGAGTGGCGGAGATGTTAATCGACTCACTGGGAACAAGTGTTGTCAACGCAACTGACTCCAAGGGCAG GACCCCGCTCCACGCTGCAGCTTTTTCCGACCACGTGGAGTGTGTCTCCCTGCTGCTGAGCCACGGAGCGCAGGCAAACGTACTGGACACACACTTGCGGAGGACACCTCTTATGATGGCAGCTCTTAACGGACAAACCAACACTGTGG AGGTGTTGGTGAGCAGTGCTAAAGCTGACTTGACACTACAGGATGCACAAAGGGACACATCATTACATCTTGCTTGCAGCAAG GGTCATGAGACGAGTGCCTTGCTGATTCTGGAGAAGATCAGTGACAGGAACGTCATCAACTGCACCAACACTGCTCTCCAGAC GCCTCTGCATGTGGCAGCCAAGAGGGGTCTGACAGTGGTGGTCCAAGAGCTGCTGGGGAAAGGAGCTAGTGTGTTAGCAGTGGATGAGAACG gTTACACTCCAGCTCTGGCCTGCGCTCCGAACCGTGACGTGGCAGACTGCTTGGCGCTCATCCTCAACTCCATGATGCCTGCCTCCCCTATGGTCACCATAGCAGCTCTACCTGCACTTTCTCTTACTCAGACAGTCATCAACAACCACCCCACTAATAACCACGTCTCCAAAGGTGTTGCCTTTGATACCCTGCCCCCTTTGAGGCCTGACCATGCCTCCTACTGTAGGCCGGAGCACCCgctgtcctctgtctctgcagacgATGAACTGAATGACTCTGATTCTGAGACATACTGA
- the LOC132991584 gene encoding serine/threonine-protein phosphatase 6 regulatory ankyrin repeat subunit A isoform X2, producing the protein MAVLRLQDQPSLLRAIFNLEPDEVRSLIFKKEDVNIQDNEKRTPLHAAAYLGDAEIIELLILSGARVNAKDNKWLTPLHRAVASCSEDAVAVLLKHSADVNARDKNWQTPLHVAASNKAVRCAEALVPLLSNVNVSDRAGRTALHHAAFSGHVEMVKLLLSRGANINAFDKKDRRAIHWGAYMGHLEVVKLLVSSGAEVDCKDKKAYTPLHAAASSGMSSTVHFLLSLGVHVNEANTYGNTPLHLACYNGQDVVVSELIDAGAHVNQVNERGFSALHFASSSRQGALCQELLLAHGAHINMRSKDGKTPLHMAATHGRFSCSQALIQNGAEIDCEDKGRSTALHIAARYGHELIITALIKHGANTAKRGIHGMFPLHLAALSGFSDCCRKLLSSGFDIDTPDDFGRTCLHAAAAGGNLECLNLLLNIGADFNRKDNFGRTPLHYASANCNYQCVFALVGSGASVNERDQRGCSSLHYAAAADTEGKCVEYLLRNDADPGSRDKQGYSAVHYASAYGRTLCLELMSSETPLDVLMETSGTDILGDSESQAPVSPLHLAAYHGHCGALEVLLSSLLEVDVCSPEGRTPLSLACSRGHQECVSLLLHHSSSPMTRDYTHKKTALHAAAMNGHPECLRLLMSNNQHINVDAQDTDGQTPLMLAVLNGHTECVYSLLSQGASVENQDRWGRTALHRGAVTGQDECVEALLQRGASVCVGDIRGRSPLHLASACGRVGALGALLQATNTSHAHTHLTDNQGYTPLHWACYNGYDACVEVLLDQDVFKKMKGNSFSPLHCAVMNDNEGVAEMLIDSLGTSVVNATDSKGRTPLHAAAFSDHVECVSLLLSHGAQANVLDTHLRRTPLMMAALNGQTNTVEVLVSSAKADLTLQDAQRDTSLHLACSKGHETSALLILEKISDRNVINCTNTALQTPLHVAAKRGLTVVVQELLGKGASVLAVDENGYTPALACAPNRDVADCLALILNSMMPASPMVTIAALPALSLTQTVINNHPTNNHVSKGVAFDTLPPLRPDHASYCRPEHPLSSVSADDELNDSDSETY; encoded by the exons cCGTCTCTGTTACGAGCCATCTTCAACCTGGAACCAGATGAAGTCCGCTCgctcatatttaaaaaagaggatGTCAATATTCAG GACAATGAAAAGCGGACGCCTCTGCACGCTGCAGCCTACCTGGGAGACGCTGAGATCATTGAACTGCTCATCCTCTCAG GAGCCCGAGTTAATGCCAAAGACAACAAGTGGTTGACTCCTCTTCACCGAGCTGTCGCCTCTTGTAGTGAG GATGCAGTGGCAGTGCTGCTGAAGCACAGTGCAGATGTTAACGCCCGGGACAAGAACTGGCAGACGCCGCTCCACGTTGCAGCTAGCAACAAAGCAGTGCGCTGTGCAGAGGCTTTGGTCCCGCTGCTTAGCAACGTCAACGTGTCTGACCGGGCAGGGCGCACTGCCCTTCACCATGCTGCCTTCAGTGGACATGTAGAG ATGGTGAAGCTGCTACTGTCTAGAGGAGCCAACATTAATGCATTTGACAAAAAGGACCGGAGAGCCATCCACTGGGGGGCCTACATGG GTCACCTGGAGGTTGTGAAATTATTGGTATCCAGCGGAGCAGAGGTTGACTGTAAAGACAAGAAAGCCTACACGCCGCTACACGCAGCCGCTTCAAGTGGCATGAGCAGTACAGTGCACTTCCTGCTGAGCCTGGGAGTCCAC GTCAACGAGGCAAACACCTACGGCAACACCCCACTCCATTTAGCCTGCTACAATGGACAGGATGTGGTGGTCAGTGAGCTTATAGATGCAGGAGCCCATGTcaaccag GTGAATGAGAGGGGCTTTTCTGCTCTCCACTTTGCCTCCTCCTCACGCCAAGGGGCGCTGTGCCAGGAGCTGCTGTTGGCTCACGGAGCTCACATCAACATGCGG AGTAAGGATGGTAAGACCCCCCTCCACATGGCAGCTACCCATGGAAGGTTCTCCTGCTCTCAGGCTCTAATTCAAAATG GAGCTGAGATTGATTGTGAGGACAAGGGCAGAAGCACTGCACTTCACATCGCTGCTCGCTATGGCCATGAGCTCATCATCACAGCACTCATCAAACATGGAGCCAACACCGCCAA GAGAGGCATTCATGGGATGTTCCCTCTACACCTGGCAGCTCTCAGCGGCTTCTCAGATTGCTGCAGGAAGCTGCTGTCCTCAG GGTTTGACATAGACACCCCTGACGACTTTGGAAGGACCTGTCtacatgctgctgcagctggagg GAACCTGGAGTGTCTGAACTTGCTGTTAAACATTGGAGCTGACTTTAACAGAAAAGACAACTTTGGCAG GACTCCACTTCACTACGCATCAGCAAACTGTaactatcagtgtgtgtttgccttgGTGGGCTCCGGGGCTAGTGTCAATGAGCGGGACCAGAGAGGCTGCAGCTCCCTGCACTATGCTGCTGCAGCCGACACAGAGGGAAA GTGTGTGGAATACTTGTTGAGGAATGATGCTGATCCAGGATCGAGAGACAAACAGGGTTACAGTGCAGTGCACTATGCCTCAGCCTACGGACGCACACTCTGCCTGGAACTG ATGTCAAGTGAGACTCCTCTTGATGTG TTAATGGAGACATCAGGTACAGACATCCTGGGTGACTCAGAGAGTCAGGCCCCCGTCAGTCCACTCCACCTGGCA GCTTACCACGGACACTGTGGCGCTTTAGAGGTTCTCTTGTCGTCTCTGCTGGAGGTGGATGTTTGCAGCCCAGAGGGCCGGACCCCCCTCAGCCTGGCCTGCTCCAGGGGACACCAGGAGTGcgtctctctgctgcttcacCACAGCTCCTCACCCATGACCCGtgactacacacacaaaaagacagctCTACAtgctgcag CTATGAATGGCCACCCAGAGTGCCTGCGTCTGCTCATGAGCAACAACCAACACATTAATGTGGACGCACAAGACACCGATGGaca GACACCGTTAATGTTGGCTGTACTTAATGGGCATACAGAGTGTGTGTACTCGCTACTCAGTCAAGGAGCCAGTGTAGAGAATCAGGACCGCTGGGGGAGGACTGCACTACATCGAGGG GCTGTGACTGGCCAGGACGAGTGTGTAGAGGCCCTTCTACAGCGgggtgccagtgtgtgtgtcggaGACATAAGGGGCCGTTCCCCTCTTCACCTGGCATCCGCCTGTGGCCGGGTGGGTGCACTGGGTGCTCTTCTGCAAGCCACGAACAcctcacacgctcacacacatcTCACCGACAACCAGGGCTACACACCACTACACTGGGCCTGCTACAACG GATATGATGCCTGTGTGGAGGTTTTGCTAGACCAAGATGTTTTCAAGAAGATGAAAGGAAACTCCTTTAGTCCGCTGCACTGTGCTGT TATGAACGATAACGAGGGAGTGGCGGAGATGTTAATCGACTCACTGGGAACAAGTGTTGTCAACGCAACTGACTCCAAGGGCAG GACCCCGCTCCACGCTGCAGCTTTTTCCGACCACGTGGAGTGTGTCTCCCTGCTGCTGAGCCACGGAGCGCAGGCAAACGTACTGGACACACACTTGCGGAGGACACCTCTTATGATGGCAGCTCTTAACGGACAAACCAACACTGTGG AGGTGTTGGTGAGCAGTGCTAAAGCTGACTTGACACTACAGGATGCACAAAGGGACACATCATTACATCTTGCTTGCAGCAAG GGTCATGAGACGAGTGCCTTGCTGATTCTGGAGAAGATCAGTGACAGGAACGTCATCAACTGCACCAACACTGCTCTCCAGAC GCCTCTGCATGTGGCAGCCAAGAGGGGTCTGACAGTGGTGGTCCAAGAGCTGCTGGGGAAAGGAGCTAGTGTGTTAGCAGTGGATGAGAACG gTTACACTCCAGCTCTGGCCTGCGCTCCGAACCGTGACGTGGCAGACTGCTTGGCGCTCATCCTCAACTCCATGATGCCTGCCTCCCCTATGGTCACCATAGCAGCTCTACCTGCACTTTCTCTTACTCAGACAGTCATCAACAACCACCCCACTAATAACCACGTCTCCAAAGGTGTTGCCTTTGATACCCTGCCCCCTTTGAGGCCTGACCATGCCTCCTACTGTAGGCCGGAGCACCCgctgtcctctgtctctgcagacgATGAACTGAATGACTCTGATTCTGAGACATACTGA